One Dictyoglomus turgidum DSM 6724 DNA window includes the following coding sequences:
- a CDS encoding Asp23/Gls24 family envelope stress response protein yields the protein MKEELSYGSVNISKEVIAIIAGIAAQEIEGVAQVGESIASFVKLVSGIPIGRGLKVELIDKDVYIKIPVYVKQNVFFPDVARDIQTHVKEVVESMTGLNVREVNVIIKGVILGKKREEEKVK from the coding sequence ATGAAAGAAGAATTATCTTATGGTTCTGTTAATATCTCAAAGGAAGTAATTGCAATTATTGCAGGGATAGCAGCTCAAGAAATTGAGGGAGTTGCTCAAGTTGGGGAAAGTATAGCGTCTTTTGTAAAACTTGTTTCGGGAATACCTATAGGTAGGGGATTAAAAGTAGAATTGATAGACAAAGACGTTTATATAAAGATTCCTGTCTATGTTAAACAAAATGTATTTTTTCCTGACGTAGCAAGAGATATTCAAACTCATGTTAAGGAAGTTGTTGAAAGTATGACAGGACTGAATGTTCGTGAAGTTAATGTCATAATTAAAGGGGTAATTTTAGGTAAAAAGCGTGAGGAGGAAAAGGTTAAATGA
- a CDS encoding alkaline shock response membrane anchor protein AmaP — protein sequence MRINKSERITTFLLLFISALIYVILILALLKWSPALSFLGWASHQGFLFVLIFLIVLFVVSFSMSFFYLLFREKTTISLGNTSGLGEISISLNGIKNAIREIAAYFSEIQEIRPEIENLRGKIILTLRIKVPSGSDITRVVNELQHRVKVYFENVLTLNLENINIIIEDVVPAKKGK from the coding sequence ATGAGAATAAATAAGTCTGAAAGAATAACAACTTTTTTACTTCTCTTTATTTCTGCTTTAATATATGTCATTCTTATCCTTGCCTTATTAAAATGGTCTCCTGCTTTGAGCTTTTTAGGTTGGGCATCTCATCAAGGATTTCTTTTTGTCTTAATTTTCTTAATTGTTTTATTTGTTGTGTCTTTCAGCATGAGCTTTTTCTATCTTTTATTTAGAGAAAAAACCACTATTAGTTTGGGGAATACCTCAGGGCTTGGAGAGATAAGTATATCTCTAAATGGTATTAAAAATGCTATAAGAGAGATTGCTGCATATTTTTCTGAGATTCAGGAAATTAGACCCGAGATAGAAAATCTAAGGGGAAAGATTATATTAACTTTGAGAATAAAAGTTCCCTCTGGTAGTGATATAACAAGAGTGGTGAATGAGTTGCAGCATAGGGTGAAGGTTTATTTTGAAAATGTCTTAACTTTAAATCTTGAAAATATTAATATAATTATTGAAGATGTAGTGCCTGCAAAGAAGGGTAAATAG
- a CDS encoding DUF2273 domain-containing protein: protein MNFKIPNLREYRYRIIFSFVFLIIGILILLIGFWKTLFLVFCFLVGYLVGLAIDKNFILEVIEKIKEIFYIGRE, encoded by the coding sequence ATGAATTTCAAAATTCCAAACTTAAGAGAGTATAGATATAGAATAATCTTTTCTTTTGTATTTCTGATTATTGGAATTTTGATTCTTTTAATTGGATTTTGGAAGACTCTTTTTCTTGTTTTCTGTTTTTTAGTTGGGTATTTGGTAGGACTGGCAATTGATAAGAACTTTATTTTAGAGGTTATTGAGAAGATAAAAGAAATATTTTATATAGGAAGGGAATAA